The proteins below are encoded in one region of Clostridium pasteurianum DSM 525 = ATCC 6013:
- a CDS encoding MazG-like family protein: MKREDFKIMSDVKIIEELKANLICIIGDLYKLFTKGSNAAQDAILECISGAIILLYVLGSRLGYSHLEIDEEMKKKLKLGIIEEDGIEKDGKDLSKLYNHLKDRN, from the coding sequence ATGAAAAGAGAAGATTTTAAGATAATGTCAGATGTAAAGATAATTGAAGAATTAAAAGCTAATTTGATATGTATAATAGGGGATTTATATAAACTCTTTACTAAAGGAAGTAATGCAGCACAAGATGCTATATTAGAATGTATTTCCGGGGCAATAATATTATTGTATGTACTTGGTAGCAGACTTGGGTATTCACATCTGGAAATTGATGAAGAAATGAAGAAAAAATTAAAACTTGGTATAATTGAAGAAGATGGTATAGAAAAGGATGGAAAGGATTTAAGCAAATTATATAATCACTTGAAGGATAGAAATTAA
- a CDS encoding Nramp family divalent metal transporter, with product MESNKKNTLMIKVILFLTILGPGIITGSVDNDAGGITAYSIAGATYGYKLIWTLIPAFIVLLVVQEMNARMGIVTKKGLADLIRENFGVKITFFIFLGLIIADIGNTATEFAGVAGSLQVFGISKYISVPFSAILVWIMVVKGTYKSSEKIFLIFSVFLLSYIASAILARPNWNEIGNSIVKPSLDMNEQSLSMVIGIVGTTIAPWMQFYMQSSVIEKGLKIEDYKYELWDVIIGCVITVVVAFFIIVACAATLHVKGISINEAKDAAIALKPLAGNFASEIFAAGLLVASIFSATILPLATAFYICEAFGFEAGIDKTMNEAPQFYILFTAIILISVAIILIPRAPLIKITLVTQVINGMLLPVVLICMMLMVNNKEIMGKYVNKGIGNVIGWGTIIILIILTFILTFEPLFNKIL from the coding sequence ATGGAGTCTAATAAAAAAAATACTCTTATGATAAAGGTTATCCTATTTTTAACTATATTAGGTCCTGGAATTATTACTGGTAGTGTAGACAATGATGCAGGTGGAATAACAGCATATTCTATTGCTGGAGCTACTTATGGATATAAATTGATCTGGACATTGATACCTGCTTTTATTGTTCTACTTGTAGTGCAAGAAATGAATGCAAGAATGGGAATAGTTACAAAAAAGGGATTGGCAGACCTAATAAGAGAAAATTTTGGTGTGAAAATCACCTTTTTTATTTTTTTAGGTCTTATAATAGCGGATATAGGAAATACTGCCACAGAATTTGCTGGGGTAGCTGGCAGTCTGCAGGTTTTTGGAATATCAAAATACATTTCTGTACCATTTAGCGCTATATTAGTATGGATTATGGTAGTTAAGGGAACATATAAATCTTCAGAAAAAATATTTTTAATATTTAGTGTGTTTTTATTGTCATATATAGCTTCAGCAATATTAGCAAGACCTAATTGGAATGAAATAGGAAATTCTATTGTAAAGCCATCTTTGGATATGAATGAACAGAGTTTAAGTATGGTAATAGGAATAGTTGGAACAACCATAGCCCCATGGATGCAGTTTTATATGCAATCTTCTGTAATAGAAAAGGGATTAAAAATTGAAGATTATAAATATGAGTTATGGGATGTGATTATAGGCTGCGTAATTACAGTTGTGGTTGCATTTTTTATAATTGTAGCCTGCGCAGCAACTTTACATGTAAAGGGAATTTCAATTAATGAAGCAAAGGATGCCGCTATAGCATTAAAACCTTTAGCAGGAAATTTTGCTTCGGAAATATTTGCAGCTGGATTATTGGTAGCATCTATATTTTCAGCAACTATACTTCCACTTGCTACTGCTTTTTATATATGTGAAGCCTTTGGATTTGAAGCGGGTATAGATAAAACTATGAATGAGGCACCACAATTTTATATATTATTTACTGCTATAATATTAATAAGTGTAGCAATAATATTAATACCAAGAGCACCTCTTATAAAAATAACTTTAGTAACTCAAGTCATTAATGGAATGTTATTGCCTGTAGTTTTAATCTGTATGATGCTCATGGTTAATAATAAGGAAATTATGGGTAAGTATGTTAATAAGGGAATAGGCAATGTTATTGGTTGGGGAACAATTATTATTTTAATAATTCTCACCTTTATACTTACATTTGAACCTTTATTTAATAAAATTTTATAG
- the rpsR gene encoding 30S ribosomal protein S18, translating into MSRENGNSRDGRDSRKGGPRGRRMKRKVCSFCMDKADHIDYKDINKLRKYITERGKILPRRISGNCAKHQRMLTESIKRSRNIALLPFTTE; encoded by the coding sequence ATGAGTAGAGAAAATGGAAATAGCAGAGACGGAAGAGACTCAAGAAAGGGCGGTCCAAGAGGCAGAAGAATGAAGAGAAAAGTTTGTTCTTTCTGCATGGATAAAGCTGATCATATAGATTATAAAGATATCAATAAATTAAGAAAGTATATCACAGAAAGAGGAAAAATTCTTCCTAGAAGAATTTCTGGAAACTGTGCTAAACATCAGAGAATGTTAACAGAGTCAATTAAGAGATCAAGAAATATAGCTTTGTTACCATTTACAACTGAATAA
- the yyaC gene encoding spore protease YyaC, with amino-acid sequence MVNKVMIDSTENNCIFKIRDTLSKEILSTLKENRPIILLCIGTDRSTGDSLGPLVGDKLNFLIRDHIFIYGNLKSPIHAKNLCDTITKIKSTYKNPYIIAVDACLGSIQNVGKIIIENKPVIPGAAMNKDLPPVGNLSITGIVNIAGSLEFMVLQNTRLYVVMHLADMISKGIYHSIIKTVGGKRNITLNT; translated from the coding sequence ATGGTAAATAAAGTAATGATTGATTCAACGGAAAATAACTGTATTTTTAAAATTAGAGATACATTATCTAAAGAAATTTTATCTACACTTAAAGAAAACAGACCAATAATTTTATTATGTATTGGTACCGATAGATCAACAGGTGATTCTTTAGGTCCATTAGTAGGTGATAAGCTTAATTTTTTAATTCGAGATCACATATTCATATATGGTAATTTAAAATCTCCAATACATGCTAAAAATTTATGTGATACTATAACTAAAATTAAATCTACCTACAAAAATCCATATATTATAGCCGTAGACGCTTGTCTTGGCAGTATACAAAATGTTGGTAAAATTATAATAGAAAATAAGCCTGTAATTCCTGGCGCAGCTATGAATAAAGATCTCCCACCTGTAGGTAATTTAAGTATTACTGGAATAGTAAATATAGCTGGTTCATTAGAATTTATGGTACTTCAAAATACTCGATTATACGTAGTAATGCATTTAGCTGACATGATATCAAAAGGCATTTATCATTCTATTATTAAAACTGTAGGTGGAAAAAGAAATATTACTTTAAACACCTAA
- a CDS encoding DUF951 domain-containing protein, whose protein sequence is MNKNFELGDIVKMKKQHPCGINAWKVIRIGADVKIKCTGCGRIVMLTRSKFEKDMKGIIESNSVNE, encoded by the coding sequence ATGAATAAAAATTTTGAATTAGGAGATATTGTAAAGATGAAAAAGCAGCATCCTTGCGGTATAAATGCATGGAAAGTTATAAGAATTGGTGCAGATGTAAAAATTAAATGTACAGGTTGTGGAAGAATAGTTATGCTTACTAGAAGTAAATTTGAAAAGGATATGAAAGGAATTATTGAAAGTAATAGTGTTAATGAATAA
- the rpsF gene encoding 30S ribosomal protein S6, translating to MRKYETLFIFSPSLEEDTVKANVEKFKGVIENGGGTVDNVDFWGKRKLAYEINKFNEGYYTLINFTSDSELPKELGRVFRITDGVIRHLIVKDEK from the coding sequence ATGAGAAAATATGAAACTTTATTTATATTTAGTCCATCATTAGAAGAAGACACTGTTAAAGCTAATGTTGAAAAATTTAAAGGTGTCATCGAAAATGGTGGTGGAACAGTAGATAATGTTGATTTTTGGGGTAAGAGAAAACTTGCTTATGAAATAAATAAGTTTAATGAAGGTTATTATACATTAATAAACTTTACTTCTGATTCCGAATTACCAAAAGAATTAGGTCGTGTTTTCAGAATTACTGATGGTGTTATAAGACATCTAATAGTAAAAGATGAAAAATAA
- a CDS encoding DUF2232 domain-containing protein: MQNKNYNTRALVESAIMAAILIVTMFITVYVPIIRIITYLFLPTLLVLIYVRNGLKYALLGGICGFLVSLILINPITVLGLGAVIFIVGLTFIYCIGTNKKPYQSILILTMAFIITNIIYVFLITILVYKSGFVGWVHNMVNQINDSINVTKNMYINMGMDKEQVERALAGIESINVNQVLWMTPFYLIIMSLLSAFFNYKITYIIFSKIKIKIQELKGINYFFIPNLIGAFMIILLCLGLIFRSRNMIVGEYLFYSTYSLLVVILSINGIAAISYFLKYKLKFSNIFIVMTIILLFLVISYVFIIIGLVELIIDSRKLDPNRIRKSR; encoded by the coding sequence ATGCAAAATAAAAATTATAATACAAGAGCATTAGTAGAATCGGCTATAATGGCAGCAATTTTAATAGTCACCATGTTTATAACAGTATATGTACCAATTATTAGAATAATTACGTATTTATTTTTACCAACATTATTGGTTTTAATATATGTACGAAATGGATTAAAATATGCATTATTAGGCGGTATATGCGGATTTTTAGTCAGTTTAATTCTTATAAATCCAATAACTGTATTGGGTTTAGGAGCAGTTATATTTATCGTTGGATTAACCTTTATATATTGTATAGGTACTAATAAAAAACCCTATCAATCAATATTAATTTTGACAATGGCATTTATTATAACTAATATAATATATGTTTTTTTAATTACCATATTAGTATATAAAAGTGGGTTTGTAGGTTGGGTTCATAATATGGTAAATCAAATTAATGATTCCATAAATGTTACTAAAAATATGTATATAAATATGGGCATGGATAAAGAGCAAGTAGAAAGAGCTTTAGCTGGTATAGAATCAATTAATGTAAATCAAGTATTATGGATGACCCCCTTTTATTTAATTATAATGTCATTATTATCTGCATTTTTTAATTATAAAATAACATATATTATATTTTCAAAAATAAAAATTAAGATTCAGGAATTAAAAGGAATAAATTATTTTTTTATACCAAATTTAATTGGTGCTTTTATGATAATTCTGTTATGCCTAGGTTTAATTTTTAGAAGTAGAAATATGATTGTAGGAGAATATTTGTTTTATTCAACTTATTCATTACTAGTGGTAATATTAAGTATAAATGGTATTGCTGCCATTAGTTATTTTCTCAAATATAAGCTTAAATTTTCAAATATATTTATAGTAATGACTATAATATTATTATTTTTAGTAATAAGTTATGTATTTATAATTATAGGTCTAGTAGAACTTATAATAGATTCTAGAAAGCTTGATCCTAATAGAATTAGGAAATCTAGGTGA
- a CDS encoding magnesium transporter MgtE N-terminal domain-containing protein, protein MEMNSFYLSRVLGRKVFTEDRMLVGKVKDLGIKNTIKSPRVEVIKVKTSNGIIYISSNNISINKEKGQYAIICHEIKKIVLKDIMFLSQHILDKQIIDVNGRKVVRVNDIRLANLGNGIFIVAVDIGTEGILRRIGIAKPITKMGLKISSKLILWKDVETIFSSNENIMLSKTYNKLSILHPSDLADIIEDFHGNTGIMIFSSLDNSKAADVLEQMEEDAQINLVNNLSTDKIADILEEMPADEVADILDGLSEHRAEELLSNMEKDSSNEVRELMEYEDNEVGSLMSTEYVSLKSDLTIEQAINILRKLKPEEDEMYCIYVVDNKNELIGTLSLRDIIISNSNIKLHSLMNKDFAYIYDKDDIRELIKTISKYNLLAVPIVNENKNLLGNVIINDVIYELLKTKRRIG, encoded by the coding sequence ATGGAAATGAATAGTTTTTATTTAAGTAGAGTACTTGGAAGAAAAGTTTTTACTGAAGATAGAATGTTAGTTGGAAAGGTTAAAGATTTAGGTATAAAGAATACTATTAAATCTCCTAGAGTTGAGGTCATAAAAGTAAAAACTTCTAATGGAATTATATATATAAGTTCAAATAATATATCTATAAATAAGGAAAAGGGACAATATGCTATAATATGTCATGAAATTAAAAAAATTGTTCTTAAAGATATTATGTTTTTATCACAGCATATACTAGATAAACAAATTATAGATGTAAATGGAAGAAAAGTTGTAAGAGTAAATGATATAAGACTAGCAAATCTAGGAAATGGAATTTTTATAGTTGCAGTGGATATAGGAACTGAAGGTATACTTAGAAGAATAGGAATCGCAAAACCAATTACTAAAATGGGATTAAAGATATCAAGTAAACTTATATTGTGGAAAGATGTAGAAACAATCTTTAGTTCAAATGAAAATATTATGCTATCTAAGACCTATAACAAATTATCAATTTTACATCCATCTGATTTAGCTGATATTATTGAAGATTTTCATGGTAATACTGGAATTATGATTTTTTCCAGTCTAGATAATTCAAAGGCAGCAGATGTATTAGAACAGATGGAAGAAGATGCACAAATTAACCTTGTAAATAATTTATCCACGGATAAAATTGCAGATATATTAGAAGAAATGCCAGCAGATGAAGTGGCAGACATTTTAGATGGATTAAGTGAACATAGGGCAGAGGAACTTTTAAGTAATATGGAAAAAGACTCATCTAATGAAGTAAGAGAACTTATGGAATATGAAGATAACGAAGTAGGCAGCTTAATGTCTACAGAATATGTTTCTTTAAAATCAGATTTGACTATAGAACAGGCCATTAATATACTTAGAAAATTAAAACCAGAAGAAGATGAAATGTATTGTATTTATGTAGTAGATAATAAAAATGAACTTATAGGTACATTGTCTTTAAGAGATATTATAATATCCAATTCAAATATAAAATTGCATAGTTTAATGAATAAAGATTTTGCATATATTTATGATAAAGACGATATAAGAGAATTGATAAAAACTATTTCTAAATATAATCTTTTGGCTGTTCCTATTGTAAATGAGAATAAAAATCTTTTAGGAAATGTAATTATAAATGATGTTATATATGAGCTTTTAAAGACAAAGAGAAGAATAGGATAG
- a CDS encoding PLP-dependent aminotransferase family protein yields MFLDIKLNGDSPIYIQIKNYIEEMISKGMLQYGERLPSTRELSKMLKVSRNTVIAAYELLQDDGYINIVKGKGTFINDIHISKQENWYIDWSKKVNKYAINSEKLDIMKNELQYKKGMISFKSISPDENLFNIEDFKRAFLNRISLEGNRILNYGYAKGYKPLIDELLIYMINKGVDIEHKDILITNGFTEAFDLILSSLTNEGDNILTENPTHNTAIKLMKLHGLNIIGISMKTDGMDIDDLLNKIKNNDRIRLAYIIPSYHNPTGIVMPSQKRVQVYDILKKNNIPVIEDGFNEELRYGGSHIAPIAAISDKGNGVIYAGSFSKILFPGLRIGWILADKKLISIMESVKRSRNIHTSFLDQAVFYEYLKQGSFEKYLKKVKREYKEKYKFAIECIKKYIPYKYIYGEGGIHLFVKLKGINSREVLKRCYTKNVIFTPGDIFYIDDKGRDTFRLGIARNSKSEIEDGFKTIGDVIKSMT; encoded by the coding sequence ATGTTTTTAGATATAAAACTAAATGGAGACTCTCCTATATATATTCAAATAAAAAATTATATAGAAGAAATGATATCAAAAGGAATGCTGCAATATGGAGAAAGACTGCCTTCAACTAGAGAATTATCTAAAATGCTCAAGGTAAGCAGAAATACAGTAATTGCAGCTTATGAGTTATTACAAGATGATGGATATATAAATATTGTAAAAGGCAAAGGAACTTTTATAAATGATATTCATATAAGCAAGCAAGAAAATTGGTATATAGATTGGAGCAAAAAGGTTAATAAATATGCTATAAACTCAGAAAAATTAGATATTATGAAGAATGAATTGCAATATAAAAAGGGTATGATATCTTTTAAAAGCATATCTCCAGATGAGAATTTATTTAACATTGAAGATTTTAAAAGAGCATTTTTAAATAGAATTTCGTTAGAAGGAAATAGAATTCTTAATTATGGATATGCAAAAGGATACAAACCACTTATTGATGAATTGTTAATTTATATGATTAATAAAGGAGTAGATATAGAACATAAAGATATATTAATTACCAATGGTTTTACAGAAGCCTTTGATTTGATATTATCATCTTTGACTAATGAAGGGGATAATATATTAACTGAAAATCCAACACATAATACAGCTATAAAACTAATGAAGCTTCATGGGTTAAATATAATAGGAATATCTATGAAAACAGATGGAATGGATATAGATGATCTTTTAAATAAAATTAAGAATAATGATAGAATAAGATTAGCTTATATTATACCGTCTTATCATAATCCAACTGGAATTGTAATGCCATCACAAAAGAGAGTACAAGTTTACGATATATTAAAAAAAAATAATATTCCTGTAATTGAAGATGGATTTAATGAGGAACTAAGGTATGGTGGATCTCATATTGCTCCAATAGCTGCAATTTCAGATAAAGGTAATGGAGTAATATATGCGGGAAGCTTTTCTAAAATTTTATTTCCAGGGCTTAGAATTGGGTGGATATTAGCTGATAAAAAACTTATTTCAATTATGGAAAGTGTTAAGAGAAGCAGAAATATACATACATCATTTTTAGATCAGGCAGTTTTTTATGAATATTTAAAGCAAGGCAGTTTTGAGAAATACCTAAAAAAAGTTAAAAGAGAATATAAGGAAAAATATAAATTTGCTATAGAATGTATTAAAAAATATATACCCTATAAATATATATATGGGGAAGGTGGAATTCATTTATTTGTAAAATTAAAAGGTATTAATTCAAGAGAAGTTTTAAAAAGATGCTATACTAAAAATGTTATATTTACTCCAGGGGATATTTTTTATATAGATGATAAAGGAAGAGATACATTTAGATTGGGAATTGCTAGAAATTCTAAAAGTGAGATAGAAGATGGATTTAAGACTATAGGAGATGTAATAAAGAGTATGACATAA
- a CDS encoding mechanosensitive ion channel family protein codes for MFENLNPFAIFKIDLDSGGIKIGNININLYKIMIIALKIFIIILVMYAAVKIGNSIIDKLVKKHIDSKFFVDSKRSKTAGELLKSLLRYGVYFIGIIGILNLTDLFGNISITFASIGGVAIGLGAQSIIKDVINGFFIIFENQFSVGDYIDIDSKSGTVESIELRVTKIRDFNGDLHIIPNGLITKVTNHSRGAITINIDICIDYSQKTDKVIDVLNKACDKFSETSKDIVEKPKVFGIIGFLPNGMNIRVSGKVKTSTQAQNGNKLRKFIKDELDESNIVITSNVKEIIIREEKNE; via the coding sequence ATGTTTGAAAATTTAAACCCTTTTGCTATATTTAAGATAGATCTTGATAGTGGTGGTATAAAAATTGGCAATATAAATATAAATTTATATAAAATCATGATTATTGCATTGAAAATATTTATTATTATATTAGTTATGTATGCTGCTGTAAAAATAGGTAATTCCATAATTGATAAATTAGTAAAAAAACATATAGATTCTAAATTTTTTGTAGATAGTAAAAGATCTAAAACTGCAGGAGAATTACTAAAGAGTTTATTAAGATATGGTGTTTATTTTATAGGAATTATAGGAATATTAAATCTTACTGATTTGTTTGGAAATATAAGTATAACCTTTGCTAGTATAGGTGGTGTTGCTATAGGGCTTGGTGCACAAAGTATAATCAAAGATGTCATAAATGGATTTTTTATTATTTTTGAGAATCAGTTTTCTGTAGGAGATTACATAGATATAGATAGTAAAAGTGGTACAGTAGAAAGTATAGAACTTAGAGTTACTAAAATAAGAGATTTCAATGGGGACCTGCATATAATACCTAATGGACTTATTACTAAAGTTACTAATCATTCAAGAGGTGCTATAACGATTAACATAGATATATGCATAGATTATAGTCAGAAAACAGATAAAGTAATTGATGTTTTAAATAAAGCTTGTGATAAATTTAGTGAAACATCTAAGGATATAGTGGAAAAACCTAAAGTGTTTGGAATAATTGGATTTTTACCAAATGGAATGAATATAAGGGTATCTGGTAAAGTAAAAACTTCTACTCAAGCACAAAATGGGAATAAGCTTAGAAAGTTTATAAAAGATGAATTAGACGAATCAAATATAGTTATAACTAGCAATGTTAAAGAGATTATTATTAGGGAGGAAAAAAATGAATAA
- a CDS encoding LysE family translocator, whose translation MFILIVKAILIGISTGFILSIPLGPSALESIRRTASRGFKEGFKVSLGSLSADVFYLLLINCGLANILSTNPKTEALFWIISGSILTFIGYNSIKHKNGNETFLSKFMKNLNLSSLPFLTGFFITVSNPMTPSIWLTLSGTVIRAWYYINITCYYIFIISIIIGMILWFALLNFLALKGFNLLGKNHSNKTVYLLMFGTVFTGLIFVIYGIYSFFNSNIIIMKYLH comes from the coding sequence ATGTTTATATTAATAGTAAAAGCAATATTAATTGGAATTAGTACGGGTTTTATTCTCTCAATTCCACTTGGCCCTTCCGCTCTAGAATCAATACGAAGAACTGCTTCTAGAGGTTTTAAAGAAGGATTTAAAGTATCTCTAGGTTCATTGAGTGCAGATGTTTTTTATTTATTATTAATAAATTGTGGTCTTGCTAATATATTAAGCACTAATCCCAAAACAGAAGCTTTATTTTGGATTATATCTGGTTCCATATTAACTTTTATAGGTTATAATTCAATTAAACATAAAAATGGCAATGAGACCTTCTTATCTAAATTTATGAAAAACCTAAATTTATCTTCTTTACCTTTTTTAACTGGTTTTTTTATAACTGTATCTAATCCAATGACACCATCCATATGGTTAACTTTAAGTGGTACTGTAATAAGAGCTTGGTATTATATAAATATAACTTGCTATTATATTTTTATTATTTCTATAATAATTGGTATGATTTTATGGTTTGCGCTTTTGAACTTCCTAGCACTTAAAGGTTTTAATTTATTGGGAAAAAATCACTCTAATAAAACAGTTTATCTTTTAATGTTCGGAACAGTATTTACAGGATTAATATTTGTTATATATGGAATTTATAGTTTTTTTAATTCCAATATTATTATAATGAAATACTTACATTAA
- a CDS encoding single-stranded DNA-binding protein, with product MNRVVLIGRLTKDPELKFTPGSGNAVATFTIAVDRRMPNRDGVREADFIPIVVWGKQAESTANYMSKGKLIGVSGRIQTRSYEAKDGSRRYVTEVVADEIQFLEWGGNRTSAPKDDFGSNSMGDVNEPDIGADITPIDDGDIPF from the coding sequence ATGAATAGAGTTGTTTTAATAGGCAGACTTACTAAAGACCCAGAGTTAAAATTTACTCCGGGAAGTGGTAATGCTGTTGCCACCTTTACTATAGCAGTTGATAGAAGAATGCCTAACAGAGATGGGGTAAGAGAAGCAGATTTCATTCCAATAGTAGTTTGGGGGAAACAAGCTGAGTCTACGGCTAATTATATGAGTAAAGGTAAGCTTATAGGCGTTAGTGGAAGAATTCAAACTAGATCTTATGAAGCTAAGGATGGCAGTAGAAGATATGTTACCGAGGTAGTGGCTGATGAGATACAATTCCTTGAATGGGGAGGAAATAGAACCTCAGCACCAAAGGATGATTTTGGATCTAATTCTATGGGAGATGTAAATGAACCTGATATTGGAGCAGATATAACTCCAATTGATGATGGAGATATCCCATTTTAA
- a CDS encoding DUF4446 family protein has protein sequence MQNIIEIYNNLSIYIVGILIILIIILLINMFVNIKAINRLESKYRKLTRGVENNNIEELIESYMDKIDNINNDSIKIKNEYNGINEKVNKCLQNISIVRYKAFEDVGSDLSFSIALLDNNNDGVVITSIYGRNESTTYAKPIDKGISRYDLSDEEEYVLKDAVSKK, from the coding sequence ATGCAAAATATAATTGAAATATATAATAATTTAAGTATATACATAGTAGGTATTTTAATTATATTAATAATAATATTATTAATAAATATGTTTGTTAATATAAAAGCCATTAATAGATTAGAGAGTAAGTACAGGAAATTAACAAGAGGAGTAGAAAATAATAATATAGAAGAATTAATAGAATCCTATATGGATAAAATAGATAATATTAATAATGATTCTATTAAAATTAAAAACGAATATAATGGTATTAATGAAAAAGTAAATAAATGTTTACAAAACATATCAATAGTACGTTATAAGGCCTTTGAAGATGTTGGTAGTGATTTGAGTTTTTCTATTGCATTACTTGATAATAATAATGATGGAGTAGTTATAACAAGTATATATGGCAGAAATGAAAGTACAACTTATGCAAAACCTATAGACAAAGGAATATCGAGATATGATTTGTCTGATGAGGAAGAATATGTATTAAAAGATGCGGTAAGTAAAAAATAA
- a CDS encoding ParB/RepB/Spo0J family partition protein has translation MNKKGGLGKGLGALINQNLLENNETNKNVNLISINLIKPNYNQPRKNFDDEKIIMLAQSIKQHGIIQPLILKKVDDFYIIVAGERRWKAAKSIGMKELPAVIMELSDKDLLEVSLIENIQREDLNPIEEGLAYKKLLEDFNITQEELGKRIGKSRTVITNSIRLLNLDKRVQEYLIDGVILEGHARVILSIDNNDLQYEIAQKVIDEDLSVREIEKIIKNLKLNNKKEVKKSNTENENIYINEIRNKLEGMFGTKVNLKNKNNKGKIEIEYYSNEDLQRILDILKI, from the coding sequence GTGAACAAAAAAGGTGGATTAGGTAAAGGGTTAGGTGCATTAATAAATCAGAATCTATTAGAAAACAATGAAACTAATAAAAATGTTAATTTGATTTCTATAAATTTAATAAAGCCTAATTATAATCAACCTAGAAAAAACTTTGATGATGAAAAAATTATAATGTTAGCACAATCTATTAAGCAACATGGAATTATTCAACCACTTATATTAAAAAAAGTAGATGATTTTTATATTATAGTTGCAGGTGAGAGGCGTTGGAAAGCGGCTAAAAGTATAGGAATGAAAGAATTACCTGCAGTAATTATGGAATTATCTGATAAAGATTTATTGGAAGTATCTTTAATAGAAAACATACAAAGAGAAGATTTAAATCCAATAGAAGAAGGTTTAGCCTATAAAAAATTATTAGAAGATTTTAATATAACACAAGAGGAATTAGGAAAACGAATTGGAAAATCAAGGACAGTTATTACAAACTCCATTAGATTATTAAATTTAGATAAGAGGGTTCAAGAATATTTAATAGATGGTGTTATACTAGAAGGGCATGCTAGAGTTATATTAAGTATTGATAATAATGATTTACAATATGAAATTGCACAAAAAGTAATAGATGAAGATTTAAGTGTTAGAGAAATAGAAAAAATTATTAAAAATTTAAAGTTAAATAATAAGAAAGAAGTTAAAAAGAGTAATACAGAAAATGAAAATATTTATATCAATGAAATAAGAAATAAACTTGAAGGAATGTTTGGTACAAAAGTAAATCTGAAAAATAAAAATAATAAAGGAAAAATTGAAATAGAGTATTATTCTAATGAGGATCTTCAAAGAATATTAGATATATTAAAAATTTAA